The following proteins come from a genomic window of Sardina pilchardus chromosome 1, fSarPil1.1, whole genome shotgun sequence:
- the LOC134080376 gene encoding NACHT, LRR and PYD domains-containing protein 3-like isoform X1: MDAVLSKKRTSTRTDAGPQAHRPPSPVPSCVSMKSDWSMPEPLNFSSGPAPSGIKPQTHRPPSPVPSCVSMKSDWSMPEPLNFSSGPVPSGIEPQTHRPPSPVPSCVSMKSDWSMPEPLNFSSGPAPSGIKPQTHRPPSPVPSCVSMKSNWSMPEPLNFSSGPSPSGIKLRADLTQDQSRCGVCEQVLKDPVITTCGHSFCRQCISSYWEQPGLPGDQACPQCRKTCRTQPGLPGSKRDIDEDLRRVIKNHKASLKRRFENISEGIINPGAEILLNEIYTELYITEGESEGVNKEHEVWQVESASRSQSTEDTPINCNDIFKPLLGQKKHIRIVMTKGVAGIGKTVSVQKFILDWTDGVANQDLDFMFTLSFRELNLVRDDQYSLHNLLLDFHPELQELNDGEGYKDCRVVFIFDGLDESRLTLDLEENSELSDVKQTSSVNVLMTSLIQGTLLPSALIWITSRPAAVSQIPAQFIDQVTEVRGFNDPQKEEYFRKRISDESQANRIISHIKTSRTLHILCHIPVFCWITATVLQQMLEQDNTQEIPTTLTEMFIHFLLIQTTRKDQKYQGRNDTDRERLLKSHKGVILKLAELAFKNLFQGNLMFYEEDLRECGIDVSQASVYSGMCTEIFKEESVFQQKKVYCFVHLSIQEFLAALYVFFSFKSMNEKLIAPELFVKKDQLPLEELLEKAADKALQSSNGHLDLFLRFLMGVSLERNHRLLQGLLTHPLNTSESIWKTCKYIKELNREDISPERCINLFFCLLEMKDNSMHQEIQEYLQSPKDFKGQLSPAHCSALAHMLLMSEEVLEEIDLKKYNTSDEGRRRLLPAMKCCRKAKFAECKLSDKSCGNVASSLQSPNSLIELDLSKNDLGDSGVQLLCKGLFSPHCKLQTLRLSCCQISDEGYACLALVVMSNPSCVKELDVSNNQPGESAQKLLSATLENRHHEAETFRLAVCKLTDKSCEIVASVLQSPNFPQELDLSDSDLGDSGVQLLSKGLSSSNCKIHTIRLDDCKLTDKSCEIVTKVLQSPNSLLQLGLSDNDLGDSGVHLLSKGLSSSNCKIHTLRLSDCLLSEKGCGFLASALSSNPSHLKELDLSYNHPGESGLKLLSARLEDPVCELEILKTDHSSVSRARPRLLKYACDLTLDPNTAHRNLSLSEGNRKVTHVDEEQPYPEHPERFDCWEQVLCREGLTGRCYWEAEWSGDEGAAISVAYKSTERKGDSYDVIMGRNAKSWSLRCSHDSYSVWHNKKRIDIPAPSSGSRRVGVHLDWPAGTLSFYSVSSHTLTHLHTFHSTFTEPLCPGFMFYYSDYSSSVSLCQIT, encoded by the exons ATGGATGCCGTATTAAGCAAGAAGAGGACATCAACACGGACCGATGCAGG accacaggcacacagacctccatctccagtgcccagctgtgtgtccatgaagagtgattggTCCATGCCTGAACCTCTTaacttcagcagtggaccagccCCATCAGGAATAAA accacagacacacagacctccatctccagtgcccagctgtgtgtccatgaagagtgattggTCCATGCCTGAACCTCTTaacttcagcagtggaccagtcCCATCAGGAATAGA accacagacacacagacctccatctccagtgcccagctgtgtgtccatgaagagtgattggTCCATGCCTGAACCTCTTaacttcagcagtggaccagctcCATCAGGAATAAA gccacagacacacagacctccatctccagtgcccagctgtgtgtccatgaagagtaaTTGGTCCATGCCTGAACCTCTTaacttcagcagtggaccatCCCCATCAGGAATAAA GTTAAGGGCTGATCTGACCCAGGATCAGtccaggtgtggagtgtgtgaacaGGTACTGAAGGACCCAGTCATCACCAcctgtggacacagtttctgcaggcagtgcatcagCAGCTACTGGGAGCAGCCTGGACTACCAGGAGACCAAGCCTGTCCCCAGTGTAGAAAGACATGCAGAACCCAACCTGGACTACCTGGCAGCAAGAGGGATATAG ATGAGGACCTGAGGAGAGTTATAAAGAATCACAAAGCCAGtctgaagaggaggtttgagaacatatctgaaggcatcatcaatccaggagctgagatactcctcaatgagatctacacagagctctacatcacagagggagagagtgaaggggtgaataaggaacatgaggtttggcaggtagagtcagcTTCCAGATCTCAATCCACAGAAGACACACCAATCAACTGCAatgacatcttcaagcccttactTGGACAGAAGAAGCACATCAGAATTGTGATGACCAAAGGTGTTGCTGGAATTGGAAAAACTGTCTCAGTTCAGAAGTTCATTCTCGACTGGACAGATGGGGTAGCCAATCAGGATTTAGATTTCATGTTTACCCTTTCtttccgtgagctgaatttAGTCAGGGATGATCAGTATAGTCTTCACAAcctcctgcttgacttccaccctgaaCTGCAGGAGCTGAATGATGGTGAAGGATACAAAGACTGTCGggttgtgttcatctttgacgGTTTGGATGAGAGTCGGTTGACTCTGGATCTGGAAGAGAACAGTGAGTTGTCCGATGTGaaacaaacatcatcagtgaATGTTCTGATGAcgagcctcattcagggaactctgcttccttctgcactcatctggataacctcaAGACCAGCTGCAGTCAGTCAGATTCCTGCTCAGTTCATCGACCAGGTAACAGAAGTACgaggattcaatgacccacagaaggaagagtacttcaggaagagaatcagtgATGAGAGTCAGGCCAACAGAATCATATCACACATTAAGACCTCCAGGACTCTCCATATcttgtgccacattccagtcttttGTTGGATTACCGCCACTGTGCTTCAACAGATGCTGGAACAGGACAACACCCAGGAAATACCCACAACTttgactgagatgttcatacacttcttgctcatccagaccaccagGAAGGATCAGAAGTATCAAGGAAGAAATGACACAGATCGAGAGAGACTCCTGAAATCACATAAGGGTGTCATACTAAAACTGGCAGAACTGGCTTTTAAGAATCTCTTTCAAGGGAATCTCATGTTTTATGaagaagacctgagagagtgtggcattgatgtcagtcAAGCCTCtgtgtactctggcatgtgcactgagatcttcaagGAAGAATCTGTGTTTCAGCAGAagaaggtctactgctttgtgcatctgagcatccaggagtttctggcagcactttatgtctttttttcttttaaaagtaTGAACGAGAAACTGATTGCACCTGAACTTTTTGTCAAGAAAGATCAGTTACCTTTAGAAGAGTTGCTGGAGAAAGCAGCAGACAAAGCATTGCAGAGCAGCAATGGACACCTGGATCTATTCCTTCGTTTCCTTATGGGCGTCTCATTGGAGAGGAATCATAGACTTCTGCAAGGACTACTCACACATCCGCTCAACACCTCAGAGAGCATCTGGAAAACATGCAAGTACATTAAGGAGCTCAACAGAGAAGATATCTCCCCTGAGAGATGCATCAATCTTTTCTTCTGTCTACTTGAAATGAAAGATAATTCAATGCACCAAGAAATTCAAGAATATCTGCAATCACCCAAGGATTTTAAAGGCCAGTTGTCTCCTgcccactgttcagcactggcccacatgctCCTGATGTCTGAGGAAGTGCTGGAAGAGATTGACctgaagaaatacaacacatcaGATGAGGGACGCAGAAGACTGCTCCCAGctatgaagtgctgcagaaaGGCAAA ATttgctgaatgcaaactctcagatAAATCCTGTGGAAATGTTGCCTCGTCTCTCCAGTccccaaactccctgatagagctggacctgagtaaaAATGatctgggagattctggagtccagCTTCTCTGTAAGGGACTGTTTAGTCcccactgtaaactgcagacattaag GCTCTCCTGTTGTCAAATCTCAGATGAAGGTTATGCTTGTCTGGCCCTCGTTGTGATGTCAAAtccctcctgtgtgaaagagctggatgtgagcaacaatcagcctggagaatcagcacagaaactgttatctgctacactggagAATCGTCACCATGAAGCTGAAACATTTCG GCTTGCTGTTTGCAAACTCACAGATAAATCTTGTGAGATTGTGGCTTCAGTTCTACAATCGCCAAACTTCCCGCAAGAGCTGGACTTGAGTGACAGTGATTTGGGGGactctggagttcagcttctctctaaaggACTATCCAGTTCCAactgcaaaatacacacaataag GCTTGATGATTGTAAACTCACAGATAAATCTTGTGAGATTGTGACTAaagttctacagtcaccaaactccctgctACAGCTGGGCTTGAGTGACAATGATCTgggggattctggagttcaTCTTCTCTCTAAAGGACTGTCCAGTTCCAactgcaaaatacacacattgaG gctctctgatTGTCTCCTCTCAGAGAAGGGTTGTGGTTTTCTGGCTTCAGCGCTATCTTCAAACCCCTCCCATCTAAaagagctggatctgagctacaatcatcctggagaatcaggaTTGAAGCTGTTGTCTGCTAGACTGGAGGATCCTGTCTGTGAACTGGAGATACTTAA aactGACCATTCTTCTGTAAGCAGAGCACGACCACGTTTGCTGAAAT atgcctgtgatctcacactggacccaaacacagcacacagaaatctctctctctctgaggggaacagaaaggtgacacatGTGGATGaggagcagccgtatcctgaacacccagagagatttgactgcTGGGAGCAGGtgttgtgtagagagggtctgactggacgctgctactgggaggctgagtggagtggagatgaAGGAGCTGCTATATctgtggcctataaaagcaccgagaggaaaggggacagttatgacgtcataatgggacggaatgccaagtcctggagtctgCGCTGCTCTCATGACAGTTACTCTGTCTGGCACAATAAGAAACGCATTgacatacctgccccctcctccggcTCCAGAAGAGTAGGagtgcacctggactggccggccggcactctgtccttctacagcgtctcctctcacacactcacccacctgcacacgttccactccacattcactgagcccctctgtccagggtttatgttttattatagtGATTATagctcctcagtgtccctgtgccagatcacatga
- the LOC134080376 gene encoding NACHT, LRR and PYD domains-containing protein 12-like isoform X3 — protein sequence MDAVLSKKRTSTRTDAGPQAHRPPSPVPSCVSMKSDWSMPEPLNFSSGPAPSGIKPQTHRPPSPVPSCVSMKSDWSMPEPLNFSSGPVPSGIEPQTHRPPSPVPSCVSMKSDWSMPEPLNFSSGPAPSGIKPQTHRPPSPVPSCVSMKSNWSMPEPLNFSSGPSPSGIKLRADLTQDQSRCGVCEQVLKDPVITTCGHSFCRQCISSYWEQPGLPGDQACPQCRKTCRTQPGLPGSKRDIDEDLRRVIKNHKASLKRRFENISEGIINPGAEILLNEIYTELYITEGESEGVNKEHEVWQVESASRSQSTEDTPINCNDIFKPLLGQKKHIRIVMTKGVAGIGKTVSVQKFILDWTDGVANQDLDFMFTLSFRELNLVRDDQYSLHNLLLDFHPELQELNDGEGYKDCRVVFIFDGLDESRLTLDLEENSELSDVKQTSSVNVLMTSLIQGTLLPSALIWITSRPAAVSQIPAQFIDQVTEVRGFNDPQKEEYFRKRISDESQANRIISHIKTSRTLHILCHIPVFCWITATVLQQMLEQDNTQEIPTTLTEMFIHFLLIQTTRKDQKYQGRNDTDRERLLKSHKGVILKLAELAFKNLFQGNLMFYEEDLRECGIDVSQASVYSGMCTEIFKEESVFQQKKVYCFVHLSIQEFLAALYVFFSFKSMNEKLIAPELFVKKDQLPLEELLEKAADKALQSSNGHLDLFLRFLMGVSLERNHRLLQGLLTHPLNTSESIWKTCKYIKELNREDISPERCINLFFCLLEMKDNSMHQEIQEYLQSPKDFKGQLSPAHCSALAHMLLMSEEVLEEIDLKKYNTSDEGRRRLLPAMKCCRKAKFAECKLSDKSCGNVASSLQSPNSLIELDLSKNDLGDSGVQLLCKGLFSPHCKLQTLRLSCCQISDEGYACLALVVMSNPSCVKELDVSNNQPGESAQKLLSATLENRHHEAETFRLAVCKLTDKSCEIVASVLQSPNFPQELDLSDSDLGDSGVQLLSKGLSSSNCKIHTIRLDDCKLTDKSCEIVTKVLQSPNSLLQLGLSDNDLGDSGVHLLSKGLSSSNCKIHTLRLSDCLLSEKGCGFLASALSSNPSHLKELDLSYNHPGESGLKLLSARLEDPVCELEILKCL from the exons ATGGATGCCGTATTAAGCAAGAAGAGGACATCAACACGGACCGATGCAGG accacaggcacacagacctccatctccagtgcccagctgtgtgtccatgaagagtgattggTCCATGCCTGAACCTCTTaacttcagcagtggaccagccCCATCAGGAATAAA accacagacacacagacctccatctccagtgcccagctgtgtgtccatgaagagtgattggTCCATGCCTGAACCTCTTaacttcagcagtggaccagtcCCATCAGGAATAGA accacagacacacagacctccatctccagtgcccagctgtgtgtccatgaagagtgattggTCCATGCCTGAACCTCTTaacttcagcagtggaccagctcCATCAGGAATAAA gccacagacacacagacctccatctccagtgcccagctgtgtgtccatgaagagtaaTTGGTCCATGCCTGAACCTCTTaacttcagcagtggaccatCCCCATCAGGAATAAA GTTAAGGGCTGATCTGACCCAGGATCAGtccaggtgtggagtgtgtgaacaGGTACTGAAGGACCCAGTCATCACCAcctgtggacacagtttctgcaggcagtgcatcagCAGCTACTGGGAGCAGCCTGGACTACCAGGAGACCAAGCCTGTCCCCAGTGTAGAAAGACATGCAGAACCCAACCTGGACTACCTGGCAGCAAGAGGGATATAG ATGAGGACCTGAGGAGAGTTATAAAGAATCACAAAGCCAGtctgaagaggaggtttgagaacatatctgaaggcatcatcaatccaggagctgagatactcctcaatgagatctacacagagctctacatcacagagggagagagtgaaggggtgaataaggaacatgaggtttggcaggtagagtcagcTTCCAGATCTCAATCCACAGAAGACACACCAATCAACTGCAatgacatcttcaagcccttactTGGACAGAAGAAGCACATCAGAATTGTGATGACCAAAGGTGTTGCTGGAATTGGAAAAACTGTCTCAGTTCAGAAGTTCATTCTCGACTGGACAGATGGGGTAGCCAATCAGGATTTAGATTTCATGTTTACCCTTTCtttccgtgagctgaatttAGTCAGGGATGATCAGTATAGTCTTCACAAcctcctgcttgacttccaccctgaaCTGCAGGAGCTGAATGATGGTGAAGGATACAAAGACTGTCGggttgtgttcatctttgacgGTTTGGATGAGAGTCGGTTGACTCTGGATCTGGAAGAGAACAGTGAGTTGTCCGATGTGaaacaaacatcatcagtgaATGTTCTGATGAcgagcctcattcagggaactctgcttccttctgcactcatctggataacctcaAGACCAGCTGCAGTCAGTCAGATTCCTGCTCAGTTCATCGACCAGGTAACAGAAGTACgaggattcaatgacccacagaaggaagagtacttcaggaagagaatcagtgATGAGAGTCAGGCCAACAGAATCATATCACACATTAAGACCTCCAGGACTCTCCATATcttgtgccacattccagtcttttGTTGGATTACCGCCACTGTGCTTCAACAGATGCTGGAACAGGACAACACCCAGGAAATACCCACAACTttgactgagatgttcatacacttcttgctcatccagaccaccagGAAGGATCAGAAGTATCAAGGAAGAAATGACACAGATCGAGAGAGACTCCTGAAATCACATAAGGGTGTCATACTAAAACTGGCAGAACTGGCTTTTAAGAATCTCTTTCAAGGGAATCTCATGTTTTATGaagaagacctgagagagtgtggcattgatgtcagtcAAGCCTCtgtgtactctggcatgtgcactgagatcttcaagGAAGAATCTGTGTTTCAGCAGAagaaggtctactgctttgtgcatctgagcatccaggagtttctggcagcactttatgtctttttttcttttaaaagtaTGAACGAGAAACTGATTGCACCTGAACTTTTTGTCAAGAAAGATCAGTTACCTTTAGAAGAGTTGCTGGAGAAAGCAGCAGACAAAGCATTGCAGAGCAGCAATGGACACCTGGATCTATTCCTTCGTTTCCTTATGGGCGTCTCATTGGAGAGGAATCATAGACTTCTGCAAGGACTACTCACACATCCGCTCAACACCTCAGAGAGCATCTGGAAAACATGCAAGTACATTAAGGAGCTCAACAGAGAAGATATCTCCCCTGAGAGATGCATCAATCTTTTCTTCTGTCTACTTGAAATGAAAGATAATTCAATGCACCAAGAAATTCAAGAATATCTGCAATCACCCAAGGATTTTAAAGGCCAGTTGTCTCCTgcccactgttcagcactggcccacatgctCCTGATGTCTGAGGAAGTGCTGGAAGAGATTGACctgaagaaatacaacacatcaGATGAGGGACGCAGAAGACTGCTCCCAGctatgaagtgctgcagaaaGGCAAA ATttgctgaatgcaaactctcagatAAATCCTGTGGAAATGTTGCCTCGTCTCTCCAGTccccaaactccctgatagagctggacctgagtaaaAATGatctgggagattctggagtccagCTTCTCTGTAAGGGACTGTTTAGTCcccactgtaaactgcagacattaag GCTCTCCTGTTGTCAAATCTCAGATGAAGGTTATGCTTGTCTGGCCCTCGTTGTGATGTCAAAtccctcctgtgtgaaagagctggatgtgagcaacaatcagcctggagaatcagcacagaaactgttatctgctacactggagAATCGTCACCATGAAGCTGAAACATTTCG GCTTGCTGTTTGCAAACTCACAGATAAATCTTGTGAGATTGTGGCTTCAGTTCTACAATCGCCAAACTTCCCGCAAGAGCTGGACTTGAGTGACAGTGATTTGGGGGactctggagttcagcttctctctaaaggACTATCCAGTTCCAactgcaaaatacacacaataag GCTTGATGATTGTAAACTCACAGATAAATCTTGTGAGATTGTGACTAaagttctacagtcaccaaactccctgctACAGCTGGGCTTGAGTGACAATGATCTgggggattctggagttcaTCTTCTCTCTAAAGGACTGTCCAGTTCCAactgcaaaatacacacattgaG gctctctgatTGTCTCCTCTCAGAGAAGGGTTGTGGTTTTCTGGCTTCAGCGCTATCTTCAAACCCCTCCCATCTAAaagagctggatctgagctacaatcatcctggagaatcaggaTTGAAGCTGTTGTCTGCTAGACTGGAGGATCCTGTCTGTGAACTGGAGATACTTAA atgcctgtga
- the LOC134080376 gene encoding NACHT, LRR and PYD domains-containing protein 12-like isoform X2 has protein sequence MDAVLSKKRTSTRTDAGPQAHRPPSPVPSCVSMKSDWSMPEPLNFSSGPAPSGIKPQTHRPPSPVPSCVSMKSDWSMPEPLNFSSGPVPSGIEPQTHRPPSPVPSCVSMKSDWSMPEPLNFSSGPAPSGIKPQTHRPPSPVPSCVSMKSNWSMPEPLNFSSGPSPSGIKLRADLTQDQSRCGVCEQVLKDPVITTCGHSFCRQCISSYWEQPGLPGDQACPQCRKTCRTQPGLPGSKRDIDEDLRRVIKNHKASLKRRFENISEGIINPGAEILLNEIYTELYITEGESEGVNKEHEVWQVESASRSQSTEDTPINCNDIFKPLLGQKKHIRIVMTKGVAGIGKTVSVQKFILDWTDGVANQDLDFMFTLSFRELNLVRDDQYSLHNLLLDFHPELQELNDGEGYKDCRVVFIFDGLDESRLTLDLEENSELSDVKQTSSVNVLMTSLIQGTLLPSALIWITSRPAAVSQIPAQFIDQVTEVRGFNDPQKEEYFRKRISDESQANRIISHIKTSRTLHILCHIPVFCWITATVLQQMLEQDNTQEIPTTLTEMFIHFLLIQTTRKDQKYQGRNDTDRERLLKSHKGVILKLAELAFKNLFQGNLMFYEEDLRECGIDVSQASVYSGMCTEIFKEESVFQQKKVYCFVHLSIQEFLAALYVFFSFKSMNEKLIAPELFVKKDQLPLEELLEKAADKALQSSNGHLDLFLRFLMGVSLERNHRLLQGLLTHPLNTSESIWKTCKYIKELNREDISPERCINLFFCLLEMKDNSMHQEIQEYLQSPKDFKGQLSPAHCSALAHMLLMSEEVLEEIDLKKYNTSDEGRRRLLPAMKCCRKAKFAECKLSDKSCGNVASSLQSPNSLIELDLSKNDLGDSGVQLLCKGLFSPHCKLQTLRLSCCQISDEGYACLALVVMSNPSCVKELDVSNNQPGESAQKLLSATLENRHHEAETFRLAVCKLTDKSCEIVASVLQSPNFPQELDLSDSDLGDSGVQLLSKGLSSSNCKIHTIRLDDCKLTDKSCEIVTKVLQSPNSLLQLGLSDNDLGDSGVHLLSKGLSSSNCKIHTLRLSDCLLSEKGCGFLASALSSNPSHLKELDLSYNHPGESGLKLLSARLEDPVCELEILNIQSCKYLEGGLFKFANIGECLGTFTNSFL, from the exons ATGGATGCCGTATTAAGCAAGAAGAGGACATCAACACGGACCGATGCAGG accacaggcacacagacctccatctccagtgcccagctgtgtgtccatgaagagtgattggTCCATGCCTGAACCTCTTaacttcagcagtggaccagccCCATCAGGAATAAA accacagacacacagacctccatctccagtgcccagctgtgtgtccatgaagagtgattggTCCATGCCTGAACCTCTTaacttcagcagtggaccagtcCCATCAGGAATAGA accacagacacacagacctccatctccagtgcccagctgtgtgtccatgaagagtgattggTCCATGCCTGAACCTCTTaacttcagcagtggaccagctcCATCAGGAATAAA gccacagacacacagacctccatctccagtgcccagctgtgtgtccatgaagagtaaTTGGTCCATGCCTGAACCTCTTaacttcagcagtggaccatCCCCATCAGGAATAAA GTTAAGGGCTGATCTGACCCAGGATCAGtccaggtgtggagtgtgtgaacaGGTACTGAAGGACCCAGTCATCACCAcctgtggacacagtttctgcaggcagtgcatcagCAGCTACTGGGAGCAGCCTGGACTACCAGGAGACCAAGCCTGTCCCCAGTGTAGAAAGACATGCAGAACCCAACCTGGACTACCTGGCAGCAAGAGGGATATAG ATGAGGACCTGAGGAGAGTTATAAAGAATCACAAAGCCAGtctgaagaggaggtttgagaacatatctgaaggcatcatcaatccaggagctgagatactcctcaatgagatctacacagagctctacatcacagagggagagagtgaaggggtgaataaggaacatgaggtttggcaggtagagtcagcTTCCAGATCTCAATCCACAGAAGACACACCAATCAACTGCAatgacatcttcaagcccttactTGGACAGAAGAAGCACATCAGAATTGTGATGACCAAAGGTGTTGCTGGAATTGGAAAAACTGTCTCAGTTCAGAAGTTCATTCTCGACTGGACAGATGGGGTAGCCAATCAGGATTTAGATTTCATGTTTACCCTTTCtttccgtgagctgaatttAGTCAGGGATGATCAGTATAGTCTTCACAAcctcctgcttgacttccaccctgaaCTGCAGGAGCTGAATGATGGTGAAGGATACAAAGACTGTCGggttgtgttcatctttgacgGTTTGGATGAGAGTCGGTTGACTCTGGATCTGGAAGAGAACAGTGAGTTGTCCGATGTGaaacaaacatcatcagtgaATGTTCTGATGAcgagcctcattcagggaactctgcttccttctgcactcatctggataacctcaAGACCAGCTGCAGTCAGTCAGATTCCTGCTCAGTTCATCGACCAGGTAACAGAAGTACgaggattcaatgacccacagaaggaagagtacttcaggaagagaatcagtgATGAGAGTCAGGCCAACAGAATCATATCACACATTAAGACCTCCAGGACTCTCCATATcttgtgccacattccagtcttttGTTGGATTACCGCCACTGTGCTTCAACAGATGCTGGAACAGGACAACACCCAGGAAATACCCACAACTttgactgagatgttcatacacttcttgctcatccagaccaccagGAAGGATCAGAAGTATCAAGGAAGAAATGACACAGATCGAGAGAGACTCCTGAAATCACATAAGGGTGTCATACTAAAACTGGCAGAACTGGCTTTTAAGAATCTCTTTCAAGGGAATCTCATGTTTTATGaagaagacctgagagagtgtggcattgatgtcagtcAAGCCTCtgtgtactctggcatgtgcactgagatcttcaagGAAGAATCTGTGTTTCAGCAGAagaaggtctactgctttgtgcatctgagcatccaggagtttctggcagcactttatgtctttttttcttttaaaagtaTGAACGAGAAACTGATTGCACCTGAACTTTTTGTCAAGAAAGATCAGTTACCTTTAGAAGAGTTGCTGGAGAAAGCAGCAGACAAAGCATTGCAGAGCAGCAATGGACACCTGGATCTATTCCTTCGTTTCCTTATGGGCGTCTCATTGGAGAGGAATCATAGACTTCTGCAAGGACTACTCACACATCCGCTCAACACCTCAGAGAGCATCTGGAAAACATGCAAGTACATTAAGGAGCTCAACAGAGAAGATATCTCCCCTGAGAGATGCATCAATCTTTTCTTCTGTCTACTTGAAATGAAAGATAATTCAATGCACCAAGAAATTCAAGAATATCTGCAATCACCCAAGGATTTTAAAGGCCAGTTGTCTCCTgcccactgttcagcactggcccacatgctCCTGATGTCTGAGGAAGTGCTGGAAGAGATTGACctgaagaaatacaacacatcaGATGAGGGACGCAGAAGACTGCTCCCAGctatgaagtgctgcagaaaGGCAAA ATttgctgaatgcaaactctcagatAAATCCTGTGGAAATGTTGCCTCGTCTCTCCAGTccccaaactccctgatagagctggacctgagtaaaAATGatctgggagattctggagtccagCTTCTCTGTAAGGGACTGTTTAGTCcccactgtaaactgcagacattaag GCTCTCCTGTTGTCAAATCTCAGATGAAGGTTATGCTTGTCTGGCCCTCGTTGTGATGTCAAAtccctcctgtgtgaaagagctggatgtgagcaacaatcagcctggagaatcagcacagaaactgttatctgctacactggagAATCGTCACCATGAAGCTGAAACATTTCG GCTTGCTGTTTGCAAACTCACAGATAAATCTTGTGAGATTGTGGCTTCAGTTCTACAATCGCCAAACTTCCCGCAAGAGCTGGACTTGAGTGACAGTGATTTGGGGGactctggagttcagcttctctctaaaggACTATCCAGTTCCAactgcaaaatacacacaataag GCTTGATGATTGTAAACTCACAGATAAATCTTGTGAGATTGTGACTAaagttctacagtcaccaaactccctgctACAGCTGGGCTTGAGTGACAATGATCTgggggattctggagttcaTCTTCTCTCTAAAGGACTGTCCAGTTCCAactgcaaaatacacacattgaG gctctctgatTGTCTCCTCTCAGAGAAGGGTTGTGGTTTTCTGGCTTCAGCGCTATCTTCAAACCCCTCCCATCTAAaagagctggatctgagctacaatcatcctggagaatcaggaTTGAAGCTGTTGTCTGCTAGACTGGAGGATCCTGTCTGTGAACTGGAGATACTTAA CATCCAGTCATGCAAATATTTAGAGGGAGGTTtgttcaaatttgcaaacatagGCGAATGTTTAGGAACCTTTACAAACAGTTTTCTTTA a